A genomic stretch from Marinobacter fonticola includes:
- a CDS encoding transporter translates to MTFKRLHSACAGLSLRTRILAASASVFVSTGAVAQDASDLAKQLANPIASLISLPFQANFDWNIGPEDDGERLTVNVQPVVPISLNEDWNLISRTILPIIDQSDIFPGAGSQSGLGDTVQSLFFSPVEPTANGWIWGAGPVFLLPTGTDDLLSADKWGVGPTAVALKQTGPWTMGGLANHIWSVAGDDDRQDISQSFVQPFFTYTTPSAMSVTLTADSTYNWKTNDWTIPIGLFAAQVFKVGSQTLQVQAGPRYYAQSPDSGPDGWGARFNFVLLFPK, encoded by the coding sequence ATGACCTTCAAAAGGCTGCATTCGGCCTGTGCCGGATTGTCGTTGAGAACACGGATTCTCGCTGCTTCAGCAAGCGTTTTTGTCAGCACCGGCGCAGTTGCCCAGGATGCATCTGACCTGGCCAAGCAATTGGCCAATCCCATTGCAAGCCTGATTTCGCTGCCATTCCAGGCCAATTTCGACTGGAATATCGGTCCGGAAGACGACGGCGAACGGTTAACGGTAAACGTTCAACCGGTGGTGCCGATCTCTCTTAACGAGGACTGGAACCTGATCAGCCGCACCATCCTGCCCATCATCGATCAGAGCGATATCTTCCCCGGTGCCGGGAGTCAGTCGGGTTTGGGTGACACGGTCCAGAGCCTGTTCTTCTCGCCGGTGGAGCCGACGGCCAATGGCTGGATCTGGGGCGCTGGCCCCGTATTCCTGTTGCCTACGGGCACGGACGACCTGCTGAGCGCCGACAAGTGGGGCGTCGGCCCGACAGCGGTAGCACTGAAGCAGACCGGCCCGTGGACGATGGGCGGGCTGGCCAACCACATCTGGTCCGTCGCCGGCGACGACGACCGGCAAGACATCAGCCAATCCTTCGTCCAGCCCTTCTTTACCTACACCACACCGTCGGCGATGAGCGTCACCCTCACGGCGGATTCCACCTACAACTGGAAAACCAACGACTGGACGATTCCCATCGGCCTTTTTGCCGCTCAGGTATTCAAGGTCGGCTCGCAGACGCTACAGGTTCAGGCGGGGCCCCGTTATTACGCGCAGAGCCCCGATAGCGGGCCGGATGGCTGGGGGGCTAGGTTCAACTTTGTGCTCTTGTTTCCGAAGTGA
- a CDS encoding arylsulfatase, translated as METLHQKTRTGTLRQTFGLALILGTFSSATSAQDWPDRSQLPQPLSPFEGEIGQTYKNSSPDWPKSISAPNDAPNVIIIMLDDVGFGQTGTFGGLIPTPELDELASEGLKYTRFHTTSICGPTRAALLTGRNHHVAANGFLMEWATGYPSYSTMIPKETATLGKVLKENGYSTWWYGKNHNTPGWESTIAGPYDRWPTGLGFDYFYGFIGGETDQYYPVLYENTVPVEPPASPEEGYHLLTDMTDRAIERMEVSKALAPEKPFLMYFAPGAMHAPHQAPAKWREPFKGAFDDGWEAYREKAFKKQMEMGLLPEGTQLTPRPDWVREWSSLNDTQTKVYTTLMENYAAYMAFTDHEIGRLLESVKKLPDAENTMVVYIVGDNGASSEGGPNGTFNEIAALNGIQTPLEELLPQLDDVGQPGTEPHYPMGWAWAGNAPFQWVKQVASHLGGSRNPMVVSWPARIEPDDKPRDAFLHVIDVMPTVLEAAGVPMPETVDGIEQKPLEGASFLASFTDPSFEGRNSQYFEILSNRSYYEDGWKANAQHTRPWRMDIAPGNWEEDQWELYYLPDDFSEANDLADEHPEKLAELKTKFDQAAEEFGVYPLDDRGSARLAVPKPDLPGSVEGASTYTFPAGATRIPETAAPPMKNRSWTMTAKFTGEGADTEGVLMAFGGLGAGMTLYLDAGVPVFTYNYFHDNTTLKGKEPINGDSAITVDFAYEGGEKPGAGANLTLSIDGKQVAQQKMAATVPGAFGIDSFGVGADTGQPVIQDYKPPFPFTGKIENVVIEMK; from the coding sequence ATGGAGACGCTCCATCAAAAGACGCGGACTGGAACCCTACGACAAACCTTTGGCCTGGCGCTGATACTGGGCACATTTTCCAGCGCCACCTCCGCACAAGACTGGCCAGACAGGTCGCAACTGCCGCAACCGCTGTCACCCTTCGAAGGTGAGATTGGCCAAACCTATAAAAACTCGTCCCCTGACTGGCCGAAATCCATATCAGCGCCGAACGATGCGCCCAATGTCATCATCATTATGCTCGACGATGTCGGCTTTGGTCAGACCGGCACCTTCGGCGGTTTGATCCCGACACCCGAGCTGGATGAACTGGCGTCCGAAGGGCTGAAGTACACACGTTTTCACACCACCTCAATCTGCGGTCCGACCCGGGCCGCCTTGCTGACAGGCCGGAATCACCATGTGGCCGCAAACGGTTTTCTGATGGAATGGGCCACCGGTTACCCAAGCTATTCCACCATGATTCCGAAAGAAACGGCCACATTGGGCAAAGTCCTCAAGGAAAACGGTTATTCGACCTGGTGGTATGGCAAAAACCACAATACGCCCGGCTGGGAGTCCACTATTGCGGGGCCCTACGATCGCTGGCCCACCGGGCTCGGTTTTGATTATTTCTATGGCTTTATCGGCGGTGAAACAGATCAGTACTACCCGGTTCTTTACGAGAACACGGTCCCGGTCGAGCCCCCCGCGTCACCCGAAGAAGGTTATCACTTGCTGACGGACATGACTGACCGCGCCATTGAGAGAATGGAAGTGTCAAAGGCGCTTGCCCCCGAGAAGCCCTTCTTGATGTACTTTGCACCTGGCGCCATGCACGCGCCTCATCAGGCACCCGCTAAGTGGCGTGAGCCCTTTAAGGGCGCCTTCGATGACGGGTGGGAAGCCTACCGCGAAAAGGCCTTTAAAAAGCAGATGGAGATGGGCTTGCTTCCCGAGGGCACCCAGCTTACACCGCGCCCGGATTGGGTGCGTGAGTGGTCTTCACTCAATGACACCCAAACAAAGGTCTACACCACTCTGATGGAGAACTATGCCGCCTATATGGCCTTCACCGATCACGAGATCGGGCGCCTCCTCGAGTCGGTGAAAAAACTGCCAGATGCCGAAAATACCATGGTGGTCTACATCGTTGGCGACAACGGTGCATCCTCCGAAGGCGGCCCTAATGGAACCTTTAATGAAATCGCTGCGCTGAATGGTATCCAGACACCTCTGGAGGAACTGCTGCCGCAGCTTGACGACGTCGGCCAACCCGGCACAGAGCCACATTACCCGATGGGTTGGGCATGGGCCGGCAACGCCCCCTTCCAGTGGGTCAAGCAGGTGGCGTCGCATTTGGGCGGTAGTCGCAACCCGATGGTGGTCAGCTGGCCTGCACGGATCGAGCCTGATGATAAGCCGCGCGACGCGTTCCTCCATGTGATTGACGTCATGCCAACGGTGCTCGAAGCGGCAGGCGTGCCAATGCCCGAAACCGTGGACGGCATTGAACAGAAACCCCTGGAAGGCGCCTCTTTCCTCGCCAGCTTCACGGACCCCAGCTTCGAAGGCCGCAACTCGCAGTACTTCGAGATTCTGTCCAATCGTTCTTACTATGAGGATGGCTGGAAGGCGAATGCCCAGCACACGCGCCCATGGCGCATGGATATCGCTCCAGGAAATTGGGAGGAAGACCAGTGGGAGCTTTATTATCTTCCCGACGACTTCTCCGAGGCCAATGACCTTGCCGACGAGCATCCTGAGAAACTGGCTGAGCTGAAGACCAAGTTTGACCAGGCCGCCGAAGAATTTGGTGTCTACCCCCTGGATGACCGCGGTTCGGCACGCCTGGCTGTTCCCAAACCGGACCTGCCTGGCAGCGTTGAGGGCGCCAGCACCTATACCTTTCCTGCAGGCGCTACGCGTATCCCCGAGACGGCCGCGCCGCCGATGAAGAACAGATCATGGACCATGACGGCGAAGTTTACCGGAGAAGGCGCCGATACCGAGGGCGTTCTCATGGCGTTCGGTGGTCTGGGAGCCGGTATGACGCTTTATCTCGACGCGGGCGTCCCCGTGTTTACCTACAACTACTTCCACGACAACACCACATTGAAAGGCAAGGAGCCCATTAATGGCGACTCGGCCATCACCGTCGATTTCGCCTACGAAGGCGGCGAAAAACCCGGAGCGGGTGCAAACCTGACCCTGTCGATCGATGGCAAACAAGTCGCGCAGCAGAAGATGGCAGCCACCGTGCCCGGCGCTTTCGGTATCGATTCCTTCGGCGTCGGCGCCGACACCGGGCAACCCGTAATCCAGGACTACAAGCCGCCGTTTCCCTTTACCGGCAAGATAGAGAATGTCGTCATTGAAATGAAGTAG
- a CDS encoding DUF1254 domain-containing protein: MKINKPRILAIALAMGSLAQPVAAQEALPADFVPQYELGVPTDDTAQKMFDELAYQRAVQVYLWGLPAVGMQQYRIANAEGMGGGSDAWKLGYLGDLMKVNIKHLTGNPDSMYIDYFFDTHEGPIAMEVPPKLTGMIDDMWEKPVIDIIPSVSESGKYLIVPPEWEGDAPEDFVVVRPATYVSWMLLRGNVEQTDDGPDTSAAVELMKTGLKIYPLSAMDAPSERPTLQYFNMSDKVLNRIPPEGLAYFERLAEVVESEPLTQTDAFAMGLMKAIGIEPGEAFAPDDRMKKLLERAAVTGQAMARSIAFKSDGPAERWHWPDRYYAEAFMGGSPTFEIDGHTNHDARTYFFYLACGTSQLMSSTTPGVGQAYPWGTRDADGEQLDGGQSYRMHLPADIPAKLYWSVTVYDTETRSQLDNGSEFARISTFTEPKQNEDGSYDLYFGPEEPDGEAANWVKTVPGKGWFFLFRLYGPEQPYFDRSWKPDDLVKLN, from the coding sequence ATGAAGATTAATAAACCACGGATACTGGCGATTGCATTAGCCATGGGTAGCCTCGCGCAGCCCGTAGCAGCCCAGGAGGCGCTTCCGGCGGATTTCGTGCCGCAATACGAACTCGGCGTGCCGACCGACGACACTGCGCAGAAGATGTTCGACGAGCTCGCCTATCAGCGTGCGGTCCAGGTCTACCTCTGGGGGCTGCCGGCGGTCGGAATGCAGCAGTACCGTATCGCAAACGCCGAGGGTATGGGCGGCGGGTCGGATGCATGGAAGCTCGGCTATCTGGGCGACTTGATGAAGGTCAATATCAAGCATCTGACCGGCAACCCGGACTCGATGTATATCGACTACTTCTTCGACACCCATGAGGGCCCGATTGCGATGGAGGTGCCCCCGAAGCTGACCGGCATGATTGACGACATGTGGGAGAAGCCGGTGATTGATATCATTCCATCCGTTTCCGAAAGCGGGAAATACCTGATCGTGCCGCCGGAATGGGAAGGCGATGCGCCCGAGGATTTCGTCGTCGTGCGCCCGGCAACCTATGTCAGTTGGATGCTTCTGCGCGGCAATGTCGAACAGACCGATGACGGCCCCGACACCAGCGCAGCGGTCGAGCTGATGAAAACGGGGCTGAAGATCTACCCATTGAGCGCGATGGATGCCCCATCGGAGCGACCGACGCTTCAATACTTCAACATGAGCGACAAGGTTCTGAATCGCATTCCACCGGAAGGCCTGGCCTATTTCGAGCGACTGGCCGAGGTGGTTGAGAGCGAGCCACTCACTCAGACCGATGCCTTTGCGATGGGTTTGATGAAGGCAATCGGCATCGAACCCGGAGAGGCCTTCGCGCCGGATGATCGCATGAAAAAGCTCCTCGAACGCGCGGCGGTCACCGGCCAGGCGATGGCCCGCTCGATCGCCTTCAAGAGCGACGGGCCGGCGGAGCGCTGGCACTGGCCTGACCGCTACTACGCTGAAGCCTTTATGGGCGGCAGCCCCACGTTCGAGATCGACGGTCACACCAATCACGACGCGCGGACCTATTTCTTCTATCTCGCCTGTGGGACCAGCCAGCTGATGAGCTCAACGACACCGGGTGTCGGGCAAGCGTATCCATGGGGTACACGCGATGCCGATGGCGAGCAGCTTGATGGTGGCCAGAGTTACAGGATGCACCTGCCTGCGGATATCCCGGCAAAACTCTACTGGTCGGTAACGGTCTATGACACCGAGACCCGTTCTCAGCTGGATAACGGGTCGGAGTTTGCGCGTATCTCGACCTTCACCGAACCGAAGCAGAATGAAGATGGCAGCTACGACCTGTATTTCGGGCCGGAGGAGCCAGACGGCGAGGCCGCGAACTGGGTAAAAACGGTTCCCGGAAAAGGCTGGTTCTTCCTGTTCCGACTCTATGGCCCCGAGCAACCCTATTTCGACCGAAGCTGGAAACCAGACGATCTCGTCAAGCTGAACTGA
- a CDS encoding DUF1254 domain-containing protein: MRTTYALLIGRRTGTLSLRSIAALFILFVTALFAMSGSALAQSGQEPQGGQPPEGAKPSVEDFDYQTKYQRAFEAVLWNMPAMAIYSFRRGAVDELGYKDNDIIAYSKTASPRLEALTANSSTPYIAAYTDLREGPVVLEVPPAGADGSLYGQVVDAWQYTIADVGPAGVDKGKGGKYLFTPPDYEATIPPGYIHIASPNYRIALAFRSVPASGKTATDAYNYAKRLRMYYLSEAENPPQQTFIDPSEDRYPTLPFYDERHFEDMHAIVSVEPVKEQDKVMMGMLKSLGIEKGKPFAPDETTKRAMRQAAIDAWHFLQQWMDTEMAERVYWPDRHYVSLLQPDDNREFNFTYAGRIDLIERAAQYFWATYFPKKASDTPPTAYMAAMADNDGKQLEAGKLYKVNVPADMPVKQFWALTVYDRATFAFIYSASNRTTLSSYDIDTMEKNTDGSVTLYVGPKAPDGLESNWIPTSGKRPLPTIRFYGPTDAFYKKTFKMPDFEVVQK, encoded by the coding sequence ATGAGAACGACGTATGCGCTCTTGATCGGTCGGCGGACGGGTACGCTGAGTCTGCGCTCGATAGCCGCCCTATTCATTCTGTTCGTCACGGCGCTCTTTGCTATGAGTGGTAGCGCTTTGGCCCAGAGTGGGCAAGAGCCACAGGGCGGCCAACCGCCAGAGGGCGCAAAACCCTCGGTCGAGGACTTCGACTACCAGACCAAATACCAGCGCGCATTCGAGGCCGTGCTGTGGAACATGCCGGCAATGGCCATCTATTCCTTTCGCAGAGGGGCTGTCGATGAACTTGGCTACAAGGACAACGACATCATCGCTTATTCCAAGACGGCTTCGCCGCGACTCGAGGCGCTGACTGCGAACAGCTCCACGCCGTATATCGCGGCCTACACCGATCTGCGAGAGGGCCCCGTCGTACTGGAGGTTCCCCCAGCGGGAGCGGATGGCAGTCTCTATGGCCAGGTTGTTGACGCCTGGCAATACACGATTGCCGACGTCGGGCCGGCAGGCGTCGACAAAGGCAAGGGAGGCAAATACCTGTTCACGCCGCCGGACTATGAGGCGACGATCCCACCGGGTTATATCCACATCGCATCGCCGAACTACCGCATCGCGCTGGCGTTTCGTTCGGTGCCCGCGTCGGGCAAGACCGCAACGGACGCATACAACTACGCGAAGCGGTTGCGGATGTATTACCTTTCGGAGGCGGAAAATCCACCGCAGCAGACGTTCATCGATCCCAGCGAAGACCGCTACCCGACGCTCCCCTTCTACGACGAACGCCACTTCGAAGATATGCACGCCATCGTGAGCGTCGAGCCCGTCAAGGAGCAGGACAAGGTAATGATGGGCATGCTGAAGTCGCTCGGTATCGAAAAGGGCAAGCCGTTCGCGCCGGACGAGACCACCAAACGCGCCATGCGGCAGGCCGCGATTGACGCCTGGCACTTCCTGCAGCAGTGGATGGACACGGAGATGGCGGAGCGCGTCTACTGGCCGGATCGCCATTACGTCTCTCTTCTGCAGCCCGATGACAACCGGGAGTTCAATTTCACCTATGCCGGTCGAATCGATCTGATCGAGCGCGCAGCCCAGTACTTCTGGGCCACGTACTTCCCCAAAAAGGCCTCCGACACGCCGCCCACAGCCTATATGGCAGCAATGGCGGACAACGACGGCAAGCAGCTGGAGGCCGGCAAACTCTACAAGGTGAATGTGCCCGCCGACATGCCGGTGAAGCAGTTCTGGGCACTCACGGTGTACGACCGCGCCACGTTTGCCTTCATCTACAGCGCCAGCAATCGCACCACGCTCTCTTCCTACGACATCGACACGATGGAAAAGAACACCGACGGCAGCGTCACGCTCTATGTGGGTCCGAAGGCCCCTGATGGGCTCGAATCGAACTGGATTCCCACGTCAGGCAAGCGACCGCTGCCGACGATCCGGTTCTATGGTCCGACGGACGCTTTCTACAAGAAAACGTTCAAGATGCCGGACTTCGAGGTCGTCCAGAAGTAG
- a CDS encoding HupE/UreJ family protein: protein MTRALCTLLLLLASSFAGADNLRPAYLQISETSANRFDVFWKVPARGNYARLSLNVRFDPSIQDVTERQGGFVGGAHVQRWSVGSDHGLADTPVRIEGLEKTTTEALMRIEYRDGTTTTHRFTPDAPDHVIAAKPTWADTVVTYFMLGVEHILLGPDHLLFVLVLLLLIRGMRKLIVAITAFTVAHSITLILASLEVVVVPVPPVEACIALSIVFVATEIIRGQQGKPGLTAQSPWIVAFSFGLLHGLGFAAALGEIGLPQNAIPTALVVFNVGVEAGQLLFVFAILALWRVLGQTLSTYPSWALRAPAYLIGSLASFWVFERVASF, encoded by the coding sequence ATGACTCGTGCCCTTTGCACGCTGCTACTGCTGCTCGCCAGCTCGTTTGCCGGGGCCGACAACCTGCGTCCCGCTTACCTGCAAATCAGCGAGACGTCGGCCAACCGCTTCGACGTGTTCTGGAAAGTGCCGGCCCGGGGTAATTACGCCCGGCTGTCCCTGAACGTCCGGTTCGATCCCTCGATTCAGGACGTCACCGAACGTCAGGGCGGGTTTGTCGGCGGCGCCCATGTCCAACGCTGGTCCGTTGGCAGCGATCACGGGCTGGCCGACACCCCGGTCCGCATCGAGGGACTGGAGAAAACCACCACCGAAGCCCTGATGCGCATTGAATACCGGGACGGCACGACCACCACTCATCGCTTCACTCCGGACGCGCCGGATCATGTTATCGCCGCGAAACCCACCTGGGCGGACACCGTGGTCACCTATTTCATGCTGGGCGTGGAGCACATCCTGCTGGGGCCGGACCACCTGCTGTTCGTGCTGGTACTGCTGCTGTTGATCCGGGGCATGCGCAAGCTGATTGTCGCTATCACCGCCTTTACTGTGGCCCATAGCATCACGCTGATTCTCGCCTCGCTGGAGGTGGTGGTCGTGCCGGTCCCACCCGTGGAAGCCTGCATTGCTTTGAGCATTGTTTTTGTCGCCACCGAGATTATTCGCGGCCAGCAAGGCAAACCGGGGCTGACGGCTCAATCGCCCTGGATCGTCGCGTTCTCGTTCGGACTCCTGCACGGTCTCGGGTTTGCCGCCGCTTTAGGCGAAATCGGCCTGCCACAGAACGCAATTCCAACCGCATTAGTGGTATTCAACGTTGGAGTGGAAGCGGGACAATTGCTGTTCGTCTTCGCCATCCTCGCGCTATGGCGCGTGCTCGGTCAGACCCTCTCCACCTACCCCTCCTGGGCACTCCGTGCGCCAGCCTACCTGATCGGTTCGCTTGCCTCGTTCTGGGTGTTTGAGCGTGTGGCGAGCTTCTAG
- a CDS encoding peptidyl-prolyl cis-trans isomerase: MIRLLKEPLLHFLLIGAGFFALYLYLNPASLESDRRIVVEPGRIEQLAVNFRKTWQRSPSQEELQGLVDNYIVEEVLYRQALELGIDKNDTVIRRRLRQKMEFYTDDVAELTEPAPQELQQYLTENAARYQQPAVFAFEQVFIHTSRPDKQLKARLDTVAERLAAGQSVTGDSGMIPTRFEAASSRELDRAFGSGFADALIQAPANTWSGPVRSGLGMHFVYISAYQPAFTPALEDVAAAVERDWRHARNAALRQSMHDKLLEDYDVVVRWNDVEVPSS, encoded by the coding sequence ATGATCCGACTGCTGAAAGAACCGCTACTGCATTTCCTTCTGATCGGCGCCGGGTTCTTCGCCCTTTACCTGTACCTCAACCCGGCGAGCCTCGAGTCGGATCGGCGTATCGTCGTGGAACCCGGCCGTATCGAGCAGCTCGCAGTGAATTTTCGAAAAACCTGGCAGCGCTCTCCTTCACAAGAGGAGCTGCAAGGACTTGTGGATAACTACATCGTCGAGGAAGTGCTCTACCGGCAGGCACTGGAACTGGGCATCGACAAGAACGACACCGTGATTCGCCGGCGCCTGCGGCAGAAGATGGAGTTCTACACCGACGACGTGGCCGAGTTGACCGAGCCGGCCCCACAGGAACTACAGCAATACCTGACCGAAAACGCCGCGCGCTACCAGCAGCCGGCCGTGTTTGCATTCGAACAGGTCTTCATCCATACCAGCCGGCCGGATAAACAACTCAAGGCCCGGCTGGACACCGTCGCCGAGCGACTTGCAGCCGGCCAATCCGTAACCGGTGATTCGGGAATGATACCCACGCGGTTTGAAGCTGCTTCCAGCCGGGAACTCGACCGGGCCTTCGGCAGCGGCTTTGCTGACGCACTGATACAGGCCCCGGCGAACACCTGGTCAGGCCCGGTCCGCTCCGGACTGGGCATGCACTTTGTGTACATCAGCGCCTACCAACCGGCGTTCACCCCCGCGCTGGAAGACGTTGCCGCCGCTGTGGAGCGGGACTGGCGCCATGCCCGCAACGCAGCACTCAGACAATCCATGCACGATAAGCTGCTTGAGGACTACGACGTGGTTGTGCGCTGGAACGATGTCGAGGTGCCCAGCTCATGA
- a CDS encoding DUF3604 domain-containing protein — protein MRLALPLGAALFLAAGPLFSISAQAQSNADGYPTTAYFGDTHVHTGWSADAGMDGAILTPDDAYRFALGMVVDSNTGQKAQLGRPYDWFMVTDHSDGMGVINEIVAGNPEMMENETLRRWRDALQEGEDAAAAAKSELIRMQSNEELPPQVTDPKWMKSAWQKTVDAAEKYYKPGEFTTFIAYEWTVNAGGGDNLHRNVIFRDGADRTRDLLPLTTFETQDPAKLWEWMANYEKETGGQVLAIPHNGNMSNGRMFEEQQFDGSPMTREWAEMRARYEPLFEVTQIKGQSETHPSLSPADAFADWDLWDRGNLILKPKPDGALKYEYWREALKSGLRISNELGANPFLYGANAGTDTHTGLSSTEEDNFFGKFKTVEPRPDRWNFPLIEGVSGDYMGWEQSASGVMGVWSTENTREAIWDAMYRKETFATTGPRLVVRFFAGFELDESDLEADWVATGYSKGVPMGGHLTKAGPDSKPRFLVAAMKDPEGANLDRVQIIKGWVDSDGQTQERIFDVEWSGDRTPDKYGKVPPVGNTVNVETAKYSNSIGAAELIGFFEDPDFNPKEKAFYYVRVLEIPTPRWTLYDKVRLGAKMDDDVPLVHQERGFSSPIWYSPEEGPAG, from the coding sequence TACTTCGGTGACACCCACGTCCATACCGGCTGGTCTGCAGACGCGGGCATGGATGGCGCGATTCTCACCCCGGACGATGCCTACCGCTTCGCCCTCGGTATGGTGGTGGACTCCAATACCGGTCAGAAAGCGCAACTGGGGCGCCCCTACGACTGGTTCATGGTGACCGACCACTCTGACGGCATGGGCGTCATCAACGAGATTGTCGCGGGCAACCCGGAGATGATGGAGAACGAGACGCTCAGGCGCTGGCGCGATGCGTTGCAGGAGGGCGAGGATGCCGCAGCCGCAGCAAAGAGTGAACTGATCCGGATGCAGTCCAACGAAGAGCTACCGCCCCAGGTGACTGACCCGAAATGGATGAAATCCGCCTGGCAGAAAACTGTCGACGCCGCCGAGAAATACTACAAGCCCGGCGAGTTCACGACCTTCATCGCCTATGAGTGGACCGTGAACGCCGGCGGGGGAGACAACCTGCATCGCAACGTGATCTTCCGGGATGGCGCCGACCGCACTCGCGACCTGCTACCCCTGACCACCTTCGAAACCCAGGACCCGGCCAAGCTCTGGGAATGGATGGCCAACTACGAGAAAGAAACCGGCGGTCAGGTGTTGGCCATTCCCCACAACGGCAACATGTCCAACGGCAGGATGTTCGAGGAACAGCAGTTTGACGGCTCACCCATGACCCGCGAATGGGCAGAGATGCGAGCCCGCTACGAGCCGCTGTTCGAAGTCACCCAGATCAAGGGCCAAAGCGAAACCCACCCGAGCCTGTCGCCGGCGGACGCATTCGCCGACTGGGATCTGTGGGACCGGGGCAACCTGATCCTCAAGCCCAAACCCGACGGCGCGTTGAAGTATGAATACTGGCGCGAGGCCCTCAAGAGCGGCCTGCGCATTTCCAATGAGCTGGGCGCCAACCCATTCCTGTACGGCGCCAACGCCGGCACCGATACTCATACGGGTCTGTCGTCCACCGAAGAGGACAATTTTTTCGGCAAATTCAAGACTGTCGAGCCTCGTCCGGATCGCTGGAATTTCCCCCTGATCGAGGGCGTTTCCGGCGATTATATGGGCTGGGAACAATCTGCCTCAGGCGTTATGGGCGTCTGGTCCACCGAGAACACCCGGGAAGCGATCTGGGACGCCATGTACCGGAAAGAAACCTTTGCCACTACCGGCCCCCGGTTGGTCGTTCGCTTCTTCGCCGGCTTCGAGCTGGACGAGTCGGATCTCGAGGCGGACTGGGTAGCCACCGGCTACAGCAAAGGCGTGCCAATGGGTGGCCACCTCACGAAAGCCGGCCCTGACAGCAAACCGCGTTTCCTCGTCGCGGCCATGAAAGATCCCGAGGGCGCCAACCTGGACCGAGTCCAGATCATCAAGGGTTGGGTGGACAGCGACGGCCAGACCCAGGAGCGCATTTTCGATGTTGAATGGTCCGGCGACCGCACACCGGACAAATATGGCAAAGTGCCGCCCGTCGGTAATACGGTCAACGTGGAAACCGCCAAATACAGCAACAGCATCGGCGCCGCAGAATTGATCGGCTTCTTCGAGGACCCGGATTTCAATCCCAAAGAGAAGGCGTTCTACTACGTCCGCGTTCTGGAAATCCCCACGCCGCGCTGGACCCTCTACGACAAGGTTCGCCTCGGTGCCAAGATGGATGACGACGTGCCACTGGTCCACCAGGAGCGGGGCTTCAGTTCGCCCATTTGGTATAGCCCCGAGGAAGGACCTGCCGGATGA